The window GCCTGAACAGTAAAAGAGACTGTAGCGTTACTCAGGTCAGTGTACGCATCTGTAACGTAAAGAAGGTTTCTATACGTTGCGTCACCCGAACCAGGTTCAAACCACACACTTTTCACGCCGTCCACATCGCTGTAGTCCATAGTGAGCGCGCCGTAGGATGCCGTCCAACCGGAATCCATAGCAAAGTCGCTATTGTAGGTCGGGGTGGTTGGGGTTTTGTCTTCCGCCAGGGTTAAAACGACGTTATCGATCATTAGGTCGCCGGTAACTGTAGTCGGCTTCTTATTGGCATTAACTTGCAGGCCAAAGGTGTCGACCTTTGTTAAATCAAAGTTATCGTTTTTGTGGCCAAAGGCGGTACCGTTGGTTGCGCCAAGATTCGTGATGGTGAAAGTGTTGTAGGCATCGCCGGTCAAGCCTTCAGCGGTCCTGTAACCCACGTTCGCATATTCACCGTTAACATCGTGAAAGAACAACATAAATGCTGTTTTTTTATCAGTCACGTATTCTTGTGGAACGTAGACGTCCAGTGAAATGTCCGCACCCGTTATCACCGCGGGATCGGCATCTTCATAGAACACATAGAAACTGTCGTCTTCTGAAGCCCAGGTAGGCTCAATAACCATTGCGCCTTCAGTCGCCGAGTGCGAGAGGGCGGGTGCGACCGCATTGCCCTGGGCAGATGAATCCCAATCGTCCACTTCTGCGGCATCATCAAAGGTATATTCCAGCGTCGCGCCGGAGCCTGAACTGCTGGATGAGCTGCTGGAAGAACTGGAGCTGCTGGAAGAACTGGAGCTGCTGGATGAGCTGCTGCTGGAAGATGAACTGGAGCTGCTGGATGATGAGCTGGAACTTGATGACGAACTTGAGCTGCTGCTGGAGGAGCTGGAGCTGCTGGAAGAACTGGACGATGTTGTTGAGCCGTTACCGGGCACTGGAACACTGTCGGTATCATCGGAGCCGCCGCAACCGGTTAAAACCACAGCGGAACACATCATACTCATGAGTACGAGCTTGCGAATCATAGTATTTCCCTTTCAGGTCTGTAGAGCGGATGAAAAATATTATTGTAGTGAGGCGCTGTACCTCTGCGCCTGAGCGAGGAAATAATTGTTCAGAATTTGGTATGAGGCAATAGGTGACAAATGCAAACAGTATCCAGAAGGACAGAAGGTAGATTTTTGCGACCGAACGGTAGTGGATGTGAGTGGTCACTTCGGTAGTTATGTGATCTAAATCTCTTTTTTGGCGTCAATTAAGCTTTTAAGGTTTCGCTTAAATTCACGCTCTAGATCCATATTCAAGAAGTGGGTTAGTTCAAAAGTATGAATAGGCGTCAGGGGCCACGATTCCCTCTCACCCGTCATAAATGCCTGGGAATGACATCGCAGGTGAGAATGAAATCGTGGTCTCAATGAGTAATAGAGTTAATTGCTCTGGGGGGTGACCTGTATATTGTAAATCGACACTTTGGCGTCAGCGTTGCCGTCACCGCCTAGCGTCTGCACACCGTACTGGAATTCGGTGGCGTTACCCAGAGTCAAGGCACCCTCCACCGGGCATTCGACCCGAAACCACTCCGTGTCCGCAGGGACAGCATTGCAGTAAACGCCCGCGTAATCATCCCCCGCGCGCTGCGCCATTACCTGCAGCGAAGCGCCACTATCGAGGAATGACTGGTTCACAGACAGGTTCATGGTGATTGTGGCATTGCTAAGGTCAAGAAAGTCACTGGATTTGTATACGAGATTACGGAACTGCGTTGCCGTTGAACCGGGTTTGTAGCTAACGCTCTTCACGCCACCAATGGCCCCGAAACTTATTGCAAGGGGTACAGAGCTACTCCACGCTGTCGAAAGTTCGAGCGGAAAGTCAGATTCGAAGTTCGGGTCAGTCGCGATCTTGTTTGCGGCATGATTGCGAAGTATCACGTTGTCGACAAACACATGTTCCGATGTGCTAACCCGGGGAGCAGGTTTAGCCTCTGTCACACCTGTCTGAATCACCACACCAACCGATGTTACTGTGGTTTGATCAAAGTTTTGGGTAGATACATTCATATTGGGTTTGGTCAGGGTAAACCGGTTGTCATCATCAGGCGTCTGCTTGAACATGTCGCCCCAAAGAATGTAATTGAAATTGCCGTCTGAATCGATCGCGAAGAAGCGGAATACCGGGCGGCCATCAGTGATGTAGGCGTCGGGAACGATAAAGTCCATGCTCAACGAGCCGTTTTTGAGATTGATGGGCGGATCTACACCGAACAAAATTGCCGCAATATCGTCGTCGCTGTTCCAGGCTGTGTCTAATTCCAGGGCCTGTTTCTCGGCAGAGTAGAGGATGATGGGATCAGCGGTGCTACTGCCCCAGGTTGTGGTATTCCAGTCATCGATTTCGTCAGACCCGCTGAATTCGTAGCGAATTTCGCGGGGCGCGGCGGTACCCGATGAGCTCGAACTGCTGGAAGACGAACTGGAACTACTCGACGAACTTGAACTACTGGAAGAAGAGCTGGAGCTACTTGAGGAGCTTGAACTGCT of the Teredinibacter turnerae T7901 genome contains:
- a CDS encoding lipoprotein; translation: MIRKLVLMSMMCSAVVLTGCGGSDDTDSVPVPGNGSTTSSSSSSSSSSSSSSSSSSSSSSSSSSSSSSSSSSSSSSSSSSSSSSSSSSSSSSSSGSGATLEYTFDDAAEVDDWDSSAQGNAVAPALSHSATEGAMVIEPTWASEDDSFYVFYEDADPAVITGADISLDVYVPQEYVTDKKTAFMLFFHDVNGEYANVGYRTAEGLTGDAYNTFTITNLGATNGTAFGHKNDNFDLTKVDTFGLQVNANKKPTTVTGDLMIDNVVLTLAEDKTPTTPTYNSDFAMDSGWTASYGALTMDYSDVDGVKSVWFEPGSGDATYRNLLYVTDAYTDLSNATVSFTVQADQAFIDSGATLQAMVQQAGSPYDGVYCNVAATTTDVMTVDCLVNKALLPADGKYQIGVQVTGDVTFAGKVTIYSVEVEPAPAS
- a CDS encoding lipoprotein; protein product: MIREVLLVGLMCSAVALTGCGGSDDNDKDPSDNSSSTSSSSSSSSSSSSSSSSSSGSVPGGSTSSSSSSSSSSSSSSSSSSGAAASSSSSSSSSSSSSSSSSSSSSSSSSSSSSSSSSSSSSSSSSSSSSGTAAPREIRYEFSGSDEIDDWNTTTWGSSTADPIILYSAEKQALELDTAWNSDDDIAAILFGVDPPINLKNGSLSMDFIVPDAYITDGRPVFRFFAIDSDGNFNYILWGDMFKQTPDDDNRFTLTKPNMNVSTQNFDQTTVTSVGVVIQTGVTEAKPAPRVSTSEHVFVDNVILRNHAANKIATDPNFESDFPLELSTAWSSSVPLAISFGAIGGVKSVSYKPGSTATQFRNLVYKSSDFLDLSNATITMNLSVNQSFLDSGASLQVMAQRAGDDYAGVYCNAVPADTEWFRVECPVEGALTLGNATEFQYGVQTLGGDGNADAKVSIYNIQVTPQSN